A part of Melittangium boletus DSM 14713 genomic DNA contains:
- a CDS encoding type VI immunity family protein, producing the protein MSEHYPRVRLQDAFEGQRLALLRERVTLTFYMRRAHTRVVHEVIQALEIYIQAVGAHVLGGYFDADGEWKELDARGWSDVRRKLLSPRGASIELAGAPDDLTGYEWIYQGRLFDEPRSADDSDESCVVTFSMPTEYLEGQGPERVRELASRLAVILPFDSGHGGISLQMPGWTQRNAPTIRDSLFLHPGLDIPEPVLAWSLGTKLKGAYWLTFLGPTVLKGLGGAEGLRERLRSPGTTVETLHDARAVVTLGRWPEAGDLMRGDTLPAYRELARVLEPWLYFEQRCPWGNLTLDETRRWQRRFLD; encoded by the coding sequence ATGAGCGAGCACTATCCTCGGGTGCGGCTCCAAGATGCCTTCGAGGGACAACGTCTCGCCTTGCTCCGGGAGCGGGTGACCCTCACCTTCTATATGCGGCGCGCACATACGCGCGTGGTTCACGAGGTCATCCAGGCCTTGGAGATCTACATTCAGGCAGTGGGCGCCCATGTGTTGGGCGGGTACTTCGACGCCGACGGCGAATGGAAGGAGCTCGACGCGCGGGGATGGTCTGACGTTCGACGAAAACTCCTGAGCCCGCGAGGTGCCAGCATCGAACTGGCTGGGGCACCCGATGATCTCACCGGGTACGAATGGATCTATCAAGGCCGGCTGTTCGATGAGCCCCGTTCCGCCGATGATTCCGACGAGAGCTGCGTAGTGACCTTCTCGATGCCCACCGAGTATCTGGAAGGGCAAGGCCCGGAGCGGGTGCGAGAATTGGCATCGCGGCTGGCGGTGATTCTTCCCTTCGACTCGGGCCACGGAGGCATTTCCTTGCAAATGCCCGGTTGGACCCAGCGCAATGCGCCCACCATTCGTGACAGCCTCTTCCTGCATCCCGGCCTGGACATTCCGGAACCAGTGCTCGCCTGGTCCCTGGGAACGAAGCTCAAGGGAGCCTATTGGCTGACCTTCCTGGGTCCTACCGTCCTCAAAGGCTTGGGCGGCGCGGAGGGCCTGCGTGAACGGCTGCGCTCGCCAGGAACCACCGTGGAGACATTGCATGACGCGCGCGCGGTGGTGACCTTGGGCCGGTGGCCAGAAGCAGGAGACCTGATGCGTGGTGACACCCTGCCCGCCTATCGTGAACTGGCGCGCGTGCTAGAGCCCTGGCTCTACTTCGAGCAGCGCTGCCCCTGGGGCAACCTCACGCTGGACGAAACGCGGCGCTGGCAACGCCGCTTCCTCGACTGA
- the sppA gene encoding signal peptide peptidase SppA, which yields MRLLFVPVINLLLLIRTLLGLPLRLLGARHRPAYVRFRLSDDPAYRERPRARRLGLLGGQARPEPATVTSLESLREALALLAKDPAVKGILLEMEGLAVPPAKRDVLVKLLGDFRAAGKRVVAWAVSVDSAGYQVMCAADEVLLSPAGRLELVGYAAEALALGEGLERLGIQAHFFRRGEYKTMPELFTHPQASDIQRRTLESFLDERYGELVDNVARGRRRPPEQVKAWIDAGPYSAKRAAAEGLVDGLCDEVDLPARLGMKGAGDEDDGEGVESMAMYRARLPWPPVRWRSLRPKPRLAVVPLTGMIVPGKGGAGVGPEVAGSDSVVKALRAAGRERRAKAVVLYVASSGGSSVASEIILEAVQRVAKKKPVIAFVDRVAASGGYMAALGAREIWATPHAIVGSIGVFAGKFDTSGLLEKLGVHRTLITRGETAGIFSSSRGFTERERALMEAEVEETYQSFLEQVAKARGRTKEEIHALAEGRVYSGQRAHAVGLVDRTEGGFEEACARAMSLAQVQGPFDLQMFGGEDRRFSLLRLVLGGAWTGTYAFCPTAWRLEGFGSGERFE from the coding sequence GTGCGCCTCCTCTTCGTCCCCGTGATCAACCTGCTGCTCCTGATCCGCACCCTGTTGGGGCTGCCGCTGCGTCTGCTCGGCGCCCGGCACCGGCCCGCCTATGTGCGCTTCCGGCTGTCGGACGACCCTGCGTACCGCGAGCGGCCACGCGCCCGGCGCCTGGGCCTGCTGGGCGGGCAGGCACGTCCGGAACCCGCCACCGTCACCTCCCTGGAATCGCTGCGAGAAGCCCTGGCGCTCCTGGCGAAGGATCCAGCGGTCAAGGGCATCCTCCTGGAGATGGAGGGACTGGCGGTCCCCCCCGCCAAGCGGGACGTCCTGGTGAAGCTGCTCGGGGACTTCCGAGCCGCCGGCAAGCGGGTCGTCGCCTGGGCGGTGAGCGTGGACAGCGCGGGCTACCAGGTGATGTGCGCGGCGGACGAGGTGCTTCTGTCGCCCGCGGGGCGGCTGGAGCTGGTGGGCTACGCCGCCGAGGCCCTGGCGCTGGGCGAGGGCTTGGAACGGTTGGGCATCCAGGCGCACTTCTTCCGGCGCGGCGAATACAAGACCATGCCCGAGCTCTTCACCCACCCCCAGGCCTCGGACATCCAGCGGCGCACGCTCGAGTCCTTCCTGGACGAGCGCTACGGGGAGTTGGTGGACAACGTGGCCCGGGGACGGCGCCGCCCGCCCGAGCAGGTGAAGGCGTGGATTGACGCGGGCCCCTACAGCGCGAAGCGCGCGGCGGCCGAGGGGCTCGTCGACGGGCTGTGTGACGAGGTGGACCTTCCCGCTCGGTTGGGCATGAAGGGCGCGGGGGACGAGGACGATGGAGAGGGCGTGGAGTCCATGGCGATGTACCGGGCTCGGCTGCCCTGGCCTCCGGTGCGCTGGCGCTCCTTGCGCCCCAAGCCCCGGCTGGCGGTGGTTCCGCTGACGGGGATGATCGTCCCGGGCAAGGGCGGGGCGGGCGTGGGGCCGGAGGTGGCGGGCTCGGACTCGGTGGTGAAGGCCCTGCGCGCGGCGGGACGCGAGCGGCGGGCCAAGGCGGTGGTGCTGTACGTGGCGAGCTCGGGAGGCTCCTCGGTGGCCTCGGAGATCATCCTCGAGGCGGTGCAGCGGGTGGCCAAGAAGAAGCCCGTCATCGCCTTCGTGGACCGGGTGGCGGCCAGCGGTGGCTACATGGCGGCGCTCGGGGCCCGGGAGATCTGGGCCACGCCCCATGCCATCGTGGGCTCCATTGGCGTGTTCGCGGGCAAGTTCGACACCTCGGGGCTCCTGGAGAAGCTGGGAGTGCACCGCACGCTCATCACCCGGGGCGAGACCGCGGGCATCTTCTCCTCCTCGCGCGGCTTCACCGAGCGCGAGCGGGCATTGATGGAGGCCGAGGTGGAGGAGACCTACCAGTCCTTTCTGGAGCAGGTGGCCAAGGCGCGCGGCCGTACCAAGGAGGAGATCCACGCGCTCGCCGAGGGCCGGGTGTACAGCGGCCAGCGGGCCCATGCGGTGGGACTGGTGGATCGGACGGAGGGCGGCTTCGAGGAGGCCTGTGCGCGCGCCATGTCGCTCGCCCAGGTCCAGGGGCCCTTCGACTTGCAGATGTTCGGAGGCGAGGATCGGCGCTTCTCGCTCCTGCGTCTGGTGTTGGGGGGTGCCTGGACGGGGACGTATGCCTTCTGTCCGACAGCCTGGCGTCTGGAAGGCTTCGGAAGCGGGGAGCGCTTCGAGTAG
- a CDS encoding thioredoxin family protein produces the protein MRSVFFVCLCVLLPSGCATSSASHGTLSQLSVVNGPGAEFCAHQVPAESCTRCHPELEARFKHAGDWCGPHGVPESQCFECHPDLSFEPLPTLGAGADLRTLVERGEDVPSLTPYLVPGKVTVFDFYADWCAVCRKVDRHVFALLNQRSDVAYRKLNVVSWETPLARRYLTEAPGLPLLVVYGKDGREVATLSGGDTDALDKALSLAGAR, from the coding sequence ATGCGGTCTGTCTTCTTTGTCTGTCTTTGTGTCCTCCTTCCCAGTGGGTGCGCCACGTCCTCCGCGTCCCATGGCACGTTGAGCCAGTTGAGTGTCGTGAATGGACCCGGCGCGGAGTTCTGCGCCCACCAGGTTCCCGCGGAGTCCTGCACGCGCTGCCATCCCGAACTGGAGGCGCGCTTCAAGCACGCGGGGGATTGGTGTGGCCCCCACGGTGTGCCGGAATCCCAGTGCTTCGAGTGCCACCCGGATCTCTCCTTCGAGCCCCTTCCCACGCTCGGGGCGGGCGCGGATCTGCGCACGCTGGTGGAGCGGGGTGAGGACGTGCCCTCGCTCACGCCCTACCTCGTGCCAGGCAAGGTGACGGTGTTCGACTTCTACGCCGACTGGTGCGCGGTGTGCCGCAAGGTGGACAGGCACGTCTTCGCGCTCCTCAACCAGCGCTCCGACGTGGCCTACCGCAAGTTGAATGTCGTCTCATGGGAGACTCCACTCGCGCGCCGCTACCTCACGGAGGCTCCGGGCCTGCCGCTGCTCGTGGTGTACGGCAAGGATGGCCGGGAGGTGGCCACCCTGTCCGGCGGAGACACCGACGCGCTCGACAAGGCGCTCTCCCTGGCGGGGGCGCGATGA
- a CDS encoding ABC transporter ATP-binding protein produces MNEVGTRAPVLRVSGLEKTYGEVQAVRGLTFQVAPGEVLGLVGPNGAGKTTTLRCLAGILPPTTGRVLVAGYDLAETPVEAKRSLAFLPDEPRLFEYLTVWEHLNFVARLYGVEDWEARGRALLEEMELTGKEKALPGELSRGMKQKLSIACGFLHSPQLIILDEPLTGLDPLAIRRMKASLRQRAEAGTALVLSSHLLPLVEELCHRLLVIAGGRAVALGTLAEIRAHLSGSEDSGASLEDLFIRITSAAPESERPERERP; encoded by the coding sequence ATGAACGAGGTCGGCACGAGGGCGCCGGTGCTGCGGGTGAGCGGCCTGGAGAAGACCTACGGCGAGGTCCAGGCCGTGCGGGGCCTGACATTCCAGGTGGCTCCGGGAGAGGTGCTGGGCCTGGTGGGGCCCAATGGGGCGGGGAAGACGACCACGCTCCGATGCCTGGCGGGCATCCTGCCGCCCACCACCGGGCGGGTCCTGGTGGCGGGATATGACCTGGCGGAGACGCCCGTGGAGGCCAAGCGCTCCCTGGCGTTCCTGCCAGATGAGCCCCGGCTCTTCGAATACCTCACCGTCTGGGAGCACCTGAACTTCGTGGCGCGTCTGTATGGCGTGGAGGACTGGGAGGCGCGGGGGCGCGCGCTCCTGGAGGAGATGGAGCTCACCGGCAAGGAGAAGGCGTTGCCGGGCGAGCTGTCGCGCGGAATGAAGCAGAAGCTGTCCATCGCGTGTGGCTTCCTGCACTCGCCCCAGCTCATCATCCTGGACGAACCGCTCACGGGGTTGGATCCGCTGGCCATCCGGCGCATGAAGGCCTCGTTGCGCCAGCGCGCCGAGGCGGGGACGGCGCTGGTGCTCTCCTCGCATCTGTTGCCGCTGGTGGAGGAGTTGTGCCACCGCCTGCTCGTCATCGCCGGGGGACGCGCGGTGGCGCTGGGAACCCTCGCGGAGATCCGCGCGCACCTGAGCGGAAGTGAGGACTCGGGCGCGTCCCTGGAGGATCTGTTCATCCGCATCACCAGCGCGGCGCCGGAGTCCGAGCGGCCGGAGCGCGAGCGCCCGTGA
- a CDS encoding M28 family peptidase — protein sequence MGKSRKSGRRIGWLAATVGLVGLGGLAVVGYGVGRVSPSPESPARPCTPGRVEPERLRAHVRTLSETFVPRDHRHPENLERTADYLVEALTRAGGRVRSEPYTAGGKHYRNVIATFGPESEERLVIGAHYDAAEGAPGADDNASGVAGLLELAARLGARPPPMRVELVGFTLEEPPHFREATQGSKVYARSLREQGVKVRAMISLESLGYYSDAPDSQSYPVAALKWRYPSQGHFIAVVGRTEDQALIATVHGALRAERGLASESLAAPRGLEGVDFSDHASFWDEGYPAVMVTDTALFRNPGYHTSEDTWDRLDYERMARVVQGVQCAVEALATR from the coding sequence ATGGGGAAGAGTCGGAAGAGCGGACGGCGCATCGGGTGGCTCGCCGCGACCGTGGGACTCGTGGGTCTGGGCGGACTCGCCGTCGTGGGGTACGGGGTGGGGCGCGTTTCACCCTCGCCCGAGTCCCCCGCGCGCCCTTGCACGCCGGGCCGCGTGGAGCCCGAGCGGCTGAGGGCCCATGTGCGCACCCTGAGCGAGACCTTCGTGCCTCGCGATCACCGGCATCCGGAGAACCTGGAGCGCACGGCGGACTACCTCGTCGAGGCGCTCACCCGCGCGGGAGGCCGCGTGCGCTCGGAGCCCTACACGGCGGGGGGAAAGCACTACCGCAACGTCATCGCCACCTTCGGACCGGAGAGCGAGGAGCGGCTCGTCATCGGAGCGCACTACGACGCGGCCGAGGGGGCACCGGGCGCGGATGACAACGCCAGTGGGGTGGCGGGCCTTCTGGAGCTCGCGGCGCGGCTGGGAGCCCGCCCACCGCCGATGCGGGTGGAGCTCGTGGGCTTCACCCTGGAGGAGCCGCCCCACTTCCGCGAGGCCACCCAGGGCAGCAAGGTGTACGCCCGGTCGCTGCGCGAGCAGGGCGTGAAGGTGCGCGCGATGATCAGCCTGGAGAGCCTGGGCTACTACTCCGACGCGCCCGACAGCCAGAGCTACCCGGTGGCCGCGCTCAAGTGGCGCTATCCCAGCCAGGGTCATTTCATCGCCGTGGTGGGTCGCACCGAGGATCAGGCCCTCATCGCCACCGTGCACGGGGCCCTGCGCGCCGAGCGGGGTCTCGCCTCCGAGTCCCTGGCCGCGCCTCGAGGTCTCGAGGGCGTGGACTTCTCCGATCACGCGAGCTTCTGGGACGAGGGGTACCCGGCGGTCATGGTCACCGACACCGCCTTGTTCCGCAATCCCGGCTACCACACGAGCGAGGACACGTGGGATCGGCTCGACTACGAGCGCATGGCGCGCGTGGTCCAGGGCGTCCAGTGCGCCGTGGAGGCACTGGCCACGCGGTGA
- a CDS encoding GuaB1 family IMP dehydrogenase-related protein, whose amino-acid sequence MRFLDDQKPTYDLTYNDLFLVPGRSEVGSRLDVELTPPDRVGTTLPLVVSNMTAVSGKRMAETVARRGAIAVLPQDIPLDIVASNIAYVKSRHPVYETPITLRPGDTLQEALNLIHKRAHGAVIVVNEHEEPVGIFTENDAVGFDRFTQLQRVMSTELLTFEEGTPLEPIFEQLAGKRLSCAPVVRGRRLVGVVTRRGALRSTLYKPALDARGQLLIATAIGINGDVKGKAEALLRAGTDLLVIDVAHGHQRKMLETVELIRSLSPTVPVMAGNVVTREGTRDLISAGADLVKVGVGPGAMCTTRMMTGVGRPQFSAVLDCAEEARKLGRHICADGGVRHPRDVALALAAGAASVMIGSWFAGTYESPADTLRDHDGRLYKENFGMASQRAVKARTRSESLFERARKELFEEGISSSRMYLDPERPGVEDILDHIVAGVRSACTYAGARTLEDFHRNAVVGTQSQAGYEEGRPVRTSW is encoded by the coding sequence ATGCGGTTCCTCGATGATCAGAAGCCCACCTACGATCTCACGTACAACGATCTCTTCCTGGTGCCGGGCCGCTCGGAGGTGGGCTCTCGGCTGGATGTGGAGCTGACGCCCCCGGATCGCGTGGGCACTACCCTGCCCCTCGTGGTGTCCAACATGACGGCCGTGTCGGGCAAGCGCATGGCCGAGACGGTCGCGCGCCGGGGCGCCATCGCCGTGCTGCCCCAGGACATCCCGCTCGACATCGTGGCGAGCAACATCGCCTACGTGAAGTCGCGCCACCCCGTGTACGAGACGCCCATCACCTTGCGTCCCGGGGACACGCTCCAGGAAGCGCTCAACCTCATTCACAAGCGGGCCCATGGCGCCGTCATCGTGGTCAACGAGCACGAGGAGCCCGTCGGCATCTTCACGGAGAACGACGCCGTGGGCTTCGACCGCTTCACCCAGCTGCAACGGGTGATGTCCACGGAGCTGCTCACCTTCGAGGAGGGCACGCCCCTGGAGCCCATCTTCGAACAGCTCGCGGGCAAGCGGCTGTCCTGCGCGCCCGTGGTGCGGGGCCGCCGGCTCGTGGGGGTGGTGACGCGCCGGGGCGCCCTGCGCTCCACGCTCTACAAGCCGGCGCTGGACGCCCGGGGCCAGCTCCTCATCGCCACGGCCATCGGCATCAACGGTGACGTGAAGGGCAAGGCCGAGGCCCTGTTGCGCGCGGGGACGGATCTGCTCGTCATCGACGTGGCGCATGGCCACCAGCGCAAGATGCTGGAGACGGTGGAGCTCATCCGCTCGCTCTCCCCCACGGTGCCCGTCATGGCGGGCAACGTCGTCACCCGCGAGGGGACGCGGGATTTGATCTCGGCGGGAGCGGACCTGGTGAAGGTCGGCGTGGGCCCCGGGGCCATGTGCACCACGCGGATGATGACGGGCGTGGGCCGGCCCCAGTTCTCCGCGGTGCTGGACTGCGCCGAGGAGGCGCGCAAGCTCGGCCGCCACATCTGCGCGGATGGCGGGGTGCGTCACCCCCGGGACGTGGCGCTCGCGCTCGCGGCGGGCGCGGCCAGCGTGATGATCGGCTCGTGGTTCGCGGGCACCTACGAGAGCCCCGCGGACACCCTGCGCGACCATGATGGCCGGCTCTACAAGGAGAACTTCGGCATGGCCTCGCAGCGCGCGGTGAAGGCGCGCACCCGGAGCGAATCCCTGTTCGAGCGCGCCCGCAAGGAGCTGTTCGAGGAGGGCATCAGCAGCTCGCGCATGTACCTGGACCCGGAGCGGCCCGGCGTCGAGGACATCCTCGATCACATCGTCGCGGGCGTGCGCAGCGCGTGCACCTACGCGGGCGCGCGCACCCTGGAGGACTTCCACCGCAACGCCGTGGTGGGGACGCAGAGCCAGGCGGGCTACGAGGAGGGCCGCCCGGTCCGCACGAGCTGGTGA
- a CDS encoding neutral/alkaline ceramidase — protein MQRRVSPWRPSLAAALALALTQGACDSRPSDEVEAPVSTLGATLADSCAANTHFQVGAGIYDITGAAAELGMMGYAMVEQKTAGIHQRLRSRAFVIASPCNGKRAVFVNADLGQIFQGVKQQVVEKLRARYGTLYSDENVLVSATHTHSGPGGFSHYALYNLTILGFDQQNFDAIVEGIYQSIVRAHDNLAPGSIRVASGDLFDASLNRSPEAYLRNPASERAQYAADRDTRMTLLRLQADDGREVGLINWFAVHGTSLGNDNRLIHGDNKGYAAWLFEKAKGTNYTAARTFVAAFAQGNEGDVTPNILGGTNGGGANDTESTELSGRKQYTLARSLYDNASAPLTGGVDFRHVYVKMDAVNVAPAYTDGQPRTTCTAAIGQSMLAGAEDGPGYGYEGASCERIHDAWTAITCNLLTTSCQAEKPIVLETGSQKPYPWTPEVLPLQVLRLGNVALVALPFEPTTMAGRRVRQQVLSRLAPLGVDQVLIAGLSNAYSGYLATREEYAKQDYEGASTHFGPWTLAAVQQEVDTLALAMRSGTSVAPGPTPRDLRGEQTTIQTGVVYDDKPLTKSFGSLVTDARAAYARNETVSVKFWGGHPKNNLHIQGSYLQVQRKSGSTWVTVADDASWETTYRWERNNCFPTFGCSYVTIDWRIPSDTPAGTYRIRHEGDWKSGWDGLIRPYNGVSREFTVN, from the coding sequence ATGCAACGACGTGTCTCTCCCTGGAGGCCCTCCCTGGCGGCGGCCCTGGCCCTCGCGCTCACCCAGGGCGCATGTGATTCACGCCCCTCCGATGAAGTCGAGGCACCCGTCTCGACCCTCGGCGCCACGCTCGCGGATTCCTGTGCGGCCAACACCCATTTCCAGGTGGGCGCGGGCATCTACGACATCACCGGTGCGGCGGCGGAGCTGGGGATGATGGGCTACGCCATGGTGGAACAGAAGACGGCGGGCATCCATCAGCGCCTGCGCTCGCGCGCCTTCGTCATCGCCTCGCCCTGCAATGGCAAGCGCGCGGTGTTCGTGAACGCGGACCTCGGACAGATCTTCCAGGGCGTCAAACAACAGGTGGTGGAGAAGCTGCGCGCCCGGTACGGCACCCTCTACTCGGACGAGAACGTGCTCGTGAGCGCCACGCATACGCACTCGGGCCCCGGCGGCTTCTCCCATTACGCGCTCTACAACCTCACCATCCTCGGCTTCGATCAGCAGAACTTCGACGCCATCGTGGAGGGCATCTACCAGTCCATCGTCCGCGCCCATGACAACCTCGCGCCGGGCTCCATCCGCGTCGCCTCGGGAGACCTGTTCGACGCGAGCCTCAACCGCTCGCCCGAGGCCTACCTGCGCAACCCCGCCTCCGAGCGCGCCCAATACGCGGCCGACCGGGACACGCGCATGACGCTCCTGCGCTTGCAGGCGGACGACGGGCGCGAGGTGGGCCTCATCAACTGGTTCGCCGTCCATGGTACGTCCCTGGGCAACGACAACCGGCTCATCCACGGCGACAACAAGGGCTACGCGGCCTGGCTCTTCGAAAAGGCCAAGGGGACGAACTACACCGCCGCGCGCACCTTCGTGGCGGCCTTCGCCCAGGGCAATGAAGGCGATGTGACGCCCAACATCCTCGGTGGCACCAACGGCGGGGGCGCCAACGACACCGAGAGCACGGAGCTGTCCGGCCGCAAGCAGTACACCCTGGCCCGCTCGCTCTACGACAACGCCTCGGCGCCGCTCACGGGCGGCGTGGACTTCCGGCACGTCTACGTGAAGATGGACGCGGTGAACGTGGCCCCCGCGTACACGGATGGCCAGCCGCGTACCACCTGCACGGCGGCGATCGGCCAGTCCATGCTCGCGGGCGCCGAGGACGGCCCCGGCTATGGCTACGAGGGTGCCTCCTGCGAGCGCATCCACGACGCCTGGACCGCGATTACCTGCAACCTCCTCACCACCTCGTGCCAGGCGGAGAAGCCCATCGTCCTGGAGACCGGCTCGCAGAAGCCCTATCCGTGGACGCCGGAGGTGCTGCCCCTGCAGGTGCTCCGGTTGGGCAACGTGGCGCTCGTGGCGCTGCCCTTCGAGCCCACCACCATGGCGGGCCGGCGCGTGCGCCAGCAAGTGCTCTCGCGGCTCGCCCCACTGGGGGTGGATCAGGTGCTCATCGCGGGCCTGTCCAACGCCTACTCGGGCTACCTGGCCACGCGCGAGGAGTACGCGAAGCAGGACTACGAGGGCGCGTCCACGCACTTCGGCCCGTGGACGCTCGCGGCGGTGCAGCAGGAGGTGGACACGCTGGCGCTCGCCATGCGCTCGGGCACCTCCGTGGCCCCGGGCCCCACGCCGAGGGATCTGCGCGGCGAGCAGACGACGATTCAAACCGGCGTGGTGTATGACGACAAGCCCCTGACCAAGAGCTTCGGCAGCCTGGTCACGGATGCCCGGGCCGCCTACGCCCGGAACGAGACGGTGAGCGTGAAGTTCTGGGGCGGCCACCCGAAGAACAACCTGCACATCCAGGGCTCCTACCTGCAGGTGCAGCGCAAGTCGGGCAGCACGTGGGTGACGGTCGCCGACGATGCGAGCTGGGAGACGACGTACCGCTGGGAGCGCAACAACTGCTTCCCCACCTTCGGGTGCTCGTACGTCACCATCGACTGGCGGATTCCCTCGGACACCCCGGCGGGCACCTACCGCATCCGCCACGAGGGAGACTGGAAGTCCGGGTGGGACGGACTCATCCGCCCCTACAACGGCGTGTCCCGCGAGTTCACGGTGAACTGA
- a CDS encoding zf-TFIIB domain-containing protein: protein MARPCPLCENESLRPLHVAPVDVGTCARCHGLWFGRGQWDRLADRPPVRAFLSAARVAPSRCRKPGHRVSTEHRVCPTCQGAPVGCPECGQRLARVVTSACELDVCPRCEGIWLDAGGFERLEGVTNPQARPAGVGGTASHRCSACAVEVRGARAFAYEGDFYCARCRPPGAVTLDG from the coding sequence ATGGCGCGACCCTGTCCCCTGTGCGAGAACGAATCCCTGCGGCCCCTGCACGTGGCCCCCGTGGACGTGGGGACGTGTGCTCGCTGTCATGGGTTGTGGTTTGGCCGGGGGCAGTGGGATCGGCTCGCGGACAGGCCTCCGGTGCGGGCGTTCCTGAGCGCGGCCCGGGTGGCGCCCTCGCGCTGCCGCAAACCGGGCCACCGCGTGTCCACCGAGCATCGCGTGTGCCCCACGTGCCAGGGCGCGCCGGTGGGGTGTCCGGAGTGTGGCCAGCGGCTCGCGCGGGTGGTGACGAGTGCCTGTGAGCTCGACGTCTGCCCCAGGTGTGAGGGCATCTGGCTGGACGCGGGAGGCTTCGAGCGGCTGGAGGGCGTGACGAATCCCCAGGCGAGGCCCGCGGGAGTGGGGGGCACGGCGTCCCACCGGTGCTCGGCGTGCGCGGTGGAGGTCCGGGGCGCCCGGGCGTTCGCCTACGAGGGCGACTTCTATTGTGCCCGGTGCCGGCCTCCCGGTGCCGTCACGCTGGACGGGTAG
- a CDS encoding putative ABC exporter domain-containing protein — MSFSRAVVFLWVASTRNRVLHQLRRLRQPKYLVGAGVGALYLYSFVLRRLSYLDGGGEVPPNARLFVQLMLTAAAMGTILSAWALGPDKPSLSFSETEVQQLFPAPVSREHLLHFKLTRGLMGAVMGALFATVFTSRVLNPRPELFFMGASVALATVSLHATAASFMRTRLARLGGRGTVIRWGLLITGAALLMGAVLAGLREHPFPSGSPAPGALRRWVLTFLDSPALWPGRVLVALPLAEDGASFARRLPLGLGLLVLHYLWVMKAAVPFEESAVGRAEERARSREHLSRRGGQKTPPRASTPLFRLAPRGRPEVALLWKNVLAGQRLGGMGRLLVAGVLGGVVAAAASGEGPAEVLAHLRLFLAPLCGGIAVMLCVFGPSSVRVDLRMDLPRLEQLRALPLTGRQVVAAELAAPALLLGGAQGVLVVLAMACAVWRGGTWTETWIAGGLGALWVLPAVTLGGLFVQNAAVVLFPAWLPPDGERARGLEAMGQRLLTLVGTLVVLIVGLLPAAFVSAVVGFALYQLWDFGIWALPFAGMSAAAVLVGEVALGVVALGRAFDQLDVSGEGRGTGT; from the coding sequence GTGAGTTTTTCCCGCGCGGTGGTGTTCCTGTGGGTGGCCTCGACGCGCAACCGGGTGCTGCATCAGCTCCGGCGCCTGCGTCAGCCCAAGTACCTGGTGGGCGCCGGGGTGGGGGCGCTGTACCTGTATTCCTTCGTGCTGCGCCGGCTGAGCTACCTGGACGGGGGAGGGGAGGTCCCCCCCAACGCGCGGCTCTTCGTCCAGTTGATGCTCACGGCCGCCGCGATGGGGACGATCCTCTCCGCCTGGGCCCTGGGCCCGGACAAGCCCTCGCTGTCGTTCAGCGAGACGGAGGTGCAACAGCTCTTCCCCGCGCCCGTCTCCCGCGAGCACCTGCTGCATTTCAAGCTCACGCGGGGCCTGATGGGCGCCGTCATGGGCGCGCTCTTCGCCACCGTGTTCACCAGCCGCGTGCTCAACCCGCGTCCGGAGCTCTTCTTCATGGGGGCCAGCGTGGCGCTCGCCACGGTGAGCCTGCACGCCACGGCGGCGTCCTTCATGCGCACGCGGCTGGCCCGGCTCGGGGGAAGGGGCACGGTGATTCGATGGGGTCTGCTCATCACGGGAGCCGCCCTGTTGATGGGCGCGGTCCTGGCCGGGTTGCGGGAGCACCCCTTTCCCTCGGGCTCGCCCGCGCCCGGGGCGCTGCGGCGCTGGGTGCTGACGTTCCTGGACTCGCCCGCGCTGTGGCCCGGCCGGGTGCTGGTGGCGCTGCCGCTCGCGGAGGACGGGGCGTCCTTCGCGCGCAGGTTGCCCTTGGGACTGGGCCTGCTCGTGCTGCACTACCTCTGGGTGATGAAGGCGGCGGTGCCCTTCGAGGAGTCGGCGGTGGGCCGGGCCGAGGAGCGTGCCCGGTCGCGCGAGCATCTGTCGCGGCGGGGAGGGCAGAAGACGCCTCCGCGAGCGAGCACGCCCCTCTTCCGGTTGGCGCCCCGGGGACGTCCCGAGGTGGCGCTCCTGTGGAAGAACGTGCTCGCCGGGCAGCGGCTCGGGGGAATGGGACGGCTCCTGGTGGCGGGAGTGCTGGGCGGCGTGGTGGCCGCGGCGGCGTCGGGCGAGGGGCCCGCCGAGGTCCTCGCCCACCTGCGCCTGTTCCTGGCCCCGCTGTGTGGAGGAATCGCGGTGATGCTGTGCGTCTTCGGACCGTCCTCCGTGCGAGTGGATCTGCGGATGGACCTGCCCCGGCTGGAACAGCTCCGGGCCTTGCCGCTCACGGGCCGGCAGGTGGTGGCCGCGGAACTGGCCGCGCCCGCGCTGCTGCTGGGCGGGGCGCAGGGGGTGCTCGTCGTGCTGGCGATGGCATGCGCGGTCTGGCGGGGCGGGACGTGGACCGAGACCTGGATCGCGGGGGGACTCGGGGCCTTGTGGGTGTTGCCGGCGGTGACGTTGGGAGGGCTCTTCGTGCAGAACGCGGCGGTGGTGCTCTTCCCGGCGTGGTTGCCTCCGGACGGGGAGCGGGCACGAGGCCTGGAGGCGATGGGCCAACGGTTGTTGACGCTCGTGGGCACGCTGGTGGTGCTGATCGTGGGACTCCTGCCCGCCGCCTTCGTGTCGGCGGTGGTGGGCTTCGCGCTGTATCAGCTCTGGGATTTCGGAATATGGGCGCTGCCGTTCGCGGGGATGAGCGCGGCGGCGGTGCTCGTGGGCGAGGTGGCGTTGGGAGTCGTGGCTCTGGGCCGCGCCTTCGATCAACTCGACGTGTCGGGCGAGGGCCGGGGCACGGGCACCTGA